A genomic region of Chitinimonas arctica contains the following coding sequences:
- a CDS encoding winged helix-turn-helix transcriptional regulator codes for MQKQWHTDNPLQCPLVAAVNVIGGKWKTIILHMLMSGTMRFGELQKQIPPISQKMLTQQLRELEVDGVIERTVYAVVPPRVEYSLSAKGAELAPILSDLYSWGEQSLRLNSPL; via the coding sequence ATGCAAAAACAATGGCATACCGATAACCCGCTGCAATGCCCTCTCGTGGCGGCAGTCAACGTCATCGGTGGGAAGTGGAAGACTATCATCCTGCATATGCTGATGAGCGGAACGATGCGGTTCGGCGAACTGCAGAAGCAGATTCCGCCGATCAGCCAGAAGATGCTGACGCAGCAGCTCAGGGAATTGGAGGTGGATGGCGTGATAGAGCGGACGGTGTACGCTGTCGTACCGCCGCGAGTGGAGTATTCGCTGAGTGCAAAGGGAGCCGAACTCGCTCCGATACTTTCGGACTTGTATTCATGGGGGGAGCAAAGCTTGCGCCTGAACTCCCCCCTCTAG
- a CDS encoding amino acid aminotransferase, whose amino-acid sequence MFQSLPPAASDPILSVAEAFRNDTRPHKLDLGIGVYRDAAGNTPVMLAVREAERQLLAQQSSKSYVGLAGNPRFNRAVEKLVLGDAADTAAWVSMQTPGASGGLRLLADLLVSSRSGTDRPLPRVWISDPSYVNHAPVMRAAGLPVEHYPYLDAASGTLRREAFFDAVAGLGQDDVLLLHGCCHNPSGVDLAAADWQRLAAMVAKQGFIPFVDLAYQGFGAGMEADAAGLRLLADASAEMLLVYSCSKNFGLYRERTGAAMVKAGSQAVAAVRGKLFELARRSYTMPPDHGAELVARILESSELTALWDEELTAMRLRVQTTRVLLTQALAAQGVAADYLCTHQGMFSMLPLDGKAIAQLRDEAAVYVVAGGRINLAGLDTARIDELALALADVMQVAVPA is encoded by the coding sequence ATGTTCCAGTCCCTGCCTCCCGCCGCCAGCGATCCCATCTTGTCGGTGGCCGAAGCTTTCCGTAACGATACGCGCCCGCACAAGCTGGACCTGGGCATAGGCGTCTACCGCGATGCGGCCGGCAATACGCCGGTCATGCTGGCGGTGCGCGAGGCCGAGCGCCAATTGCTGGCGCAGCAGAGCAGCAAGAGCTATGTGGGCCTGGCCGGTAATCCGCGCTTCAACCGGGCAGTGGAAAAGCTGGTGCTGGGCGACGCAGCCGATACCGCTGCTTGGGTCAGCATGCAGACACCGGGTGCCAGCGGCGGCCTGCGCTTGCTGGCGGATCTGCTGGTCAGCAGCCGCAGCGGCACGGATCGGCCCTTGCCACGCGTCTGGATCAGCGATCCCAGCTACGTCAACCACGCGCCGGTCATGCGCGCGGCGGGTCTGCCGGTCGAGCACTATCCCTACCTGGACGCCGCCAGCGGCACCCTGCGGCGCGAGGCCTTTTTCGATGCGGTGGCGGGTCTGGGACAGGACGACGTGCTATTGCTGCACGGCTGCTGCCACAATCCCAGCGGCGTCGATCTGGCGGCGGCGGATTGGCAACGCCTGGCCGCCATGGTGGCCAAGCAGGGCTTTATTCCCTTCGTGGACCTGGCCTACCAGGGCTTCGGCGCGGGGATGGAAGCCGACGCGGCAGGTTTGCGCCTGCTGGCCGATGCATCGGCCGAAATGCTGCTGGTGTACTCCTGCTCCAAGAATTTCGGCCTGTATCGCGAGCGCACTGGCGCGGCCATGGTCAAGGCCGGCAGCCAGGCGGTAGCGGCGGTGCGCGGTAAATTGTTCGAGCTGGCGCGCCGCAGTTACACCATGCCGCCGGATCACGGTGCCGAGCTGGTGGCCCGCATTCTGGAATCCAGCGAACTGACCGCGCTTTGGGATGAGGAATTGACGGCCATGCGGCTGCGGGTGCAAACCACCCGCGTACTATTGACCCAGGCCTTGGCTGCGCAAGGCGTGGCGGCGGACTATCTGTGCACGCACCAGGGCATGTTCTCGATGCTGCCGCTGGACGGCAAGGCGATTGCCCAGCTGCGCGACGAGGCGGCGGTGTATGTCGTGGCTGGCGGCCGCATCAACCTGGCCGGTCTGGATACGGCGCGTATCGACGAGTTGGCATTGGCCTTGGCCGATGTGATGCAGGTAGCTGTCCCGGCATAA
- a CDS encoding DMT family transporter, with protein MSSSLAQSALPLSRDATARPFHTQLGLAALVVTVLIWASFFLSLRAGARAHLAPDELALIRFGPAGLIFLPVLCSRWRRIAAVPLRHLLGIVIGSGLPYFLVAGLGMRHAPVSDGSTLIPGTLPLFVAAISVLVFRQALPAGRGRALALIALGVATLLALNHGTGEIWRGYALCLFGSLLWANFTVSLRKSGLSPVEGAALISTVSLAMLSIWLVGHPPVGLAALPARELAFHVAIQGLGVGLLSTLCYAYAISRLGAERAAAAGALTPVVASLLAVPLFGELPGPASLLGMLLIVAGVVLASGYRLRATK; from the coding sequence ATGTCCTCTTCGCTCGCGCAGTCCGCTCTTCCCTTATCGCGTGATGCCACCGCCCGGCCCTTCCATACCCAATTGGGCTTGGCGGCGCTGGTGGTCACCGTATTGATCTGGGCAAGCTTCTTTCTGTCGCTGCGGGCCGGCGCCCGCGCGCATCTGGCGCCGGACGAGCTGGCCTTGATACGTTTCGGTCCCGCCGGCCTGATATTTCTGCCGGTGCTGTGCAGCCGCTGGCGCCGGATCGCCGCCGTGCCGCTTCGGCATTTGCTGGGGATCGTGATCGGCAGCGGCCTGCCTTACTTCCTGGTGGCCGGTCTGGGCATGCGCCACGCACCGGTCAGCGACGGCAGTACTCTGATTCCCGGCACCCTGCCGCTGTTCGTTGCGGCCATCAGTGTGCTGGTCTTTCGGCAGGCGCTGCCGGCCGGGCGGGGCAGGGCGCTGGCCCTGATCGCGCTGGGCGTCGCCACCTTGCTGGCGCTCAATCATGGTACCGGCGAGATCTGGCGCGGTTATGCGCTGTGCCTGTTCGGCAGCCTGCTATGGGCCAATTTCACCGTGTCGCTGCGCAAGTCCGGGCTTAGCCCGGTCGAAGGCGCTGCACTGATTTCCACCGTTTCGCTGGCCATGCTGTCGATCTGGCTGGTGGGGCATCCACCCGTGGGCCTGGCTGCCCTGCCGGCGCGCGAGTTGGCCTTCCACGTGGCCATCCAGGGCCTGGGCGTGGGGCTGCTGTCCACCCTCTGCTACGCCTACGCAATTTCCAGACTGGGTGCCGAACGCGCCGCCGCCGCCGGTGCATTGACGCCGGTGGTCGCCTCCTTGCTGGCCGTGCCGCTGTTCGGCGAACTGCCCGGCCCCGCTTCGCTGTTGGGCATGTTGCTGATCGTGGCCGGCGTGGTGCTGGCCAGCGGTTACCGCCTCCGCGCGACCAAGTAA
- a CDS encoding Lrp/AsnC family transcriptional regulator, with amino-acid sequence MDRIDRQLLQLLQQDGRLSTVELAEKVALSPSPCARRLKRLEDSGIISGYRAVLNRNLLQLATTVFVNVRLMHHREDAVRLFEEALAAMDEVISCHVVSGAFDYLLEVVVRDLQDYEKLVRKLQALSMVQDITSNFAIRMVKSDAPLPL; translated from the coding sequence ATGGACCGCATCGATCGGCAATTGCTGCAACTGCTGCAGCAGGACGGACGACTCAGCACGGTGGAACTGGCCGAAAAAGTCGCGCTCTCGCCCTCCCCCTGCGCCCGGCGGCTGAAGCGGCTGGAAGACAGCGGCATCATCAGCGGCTATCGCGCGGTGCTGAACCGGAACCTATTGCAGCTGGCCACCACGGTGTTCGTGAACGTGCGATTGATGCATCACCGCGAGGATGCGGTCAGGCTGTTCGAGGAGGCGCTGGCGGCCATGGACGAAGTGATCAGCTGCCACGTGGTATCCGGCGCGTTCGACTATCTGCTGGAGGTGGTGGTACGCGACCTGCAGGATTACGAAAAGCTGGTGCGCAAGTTGCAGGCGCTGTCCATGGTGCAGGACATCACCAGCAACTTCGCCATCCGCATGGTCAAGAGCGACGCGCCCTTGCCCCTGTAA
- a CDS encoding branched-chain amino acid ABC transporter permease → MEARQLNVGEAIPFEPTRRRTAYWPWLAALAAAAIIPFGIYPSFVMELMCFALFACAFNLLLGFGGLLSFGHACFFGSAAYLSGLALRDWGWTPELGILFGTAGATVLGLLVGMVAIRRQGIYFAMVTLALAQIVYFACLQLPFTGGEDGLQGIPRGHLLGLVDLSATVAFGDRQLPLALYYFVLAVSFGGYWLIWRTVNSPFGTVLKAIRENEARALSLGYRVDRYKLAAFVLSAGLSGLAGATKALVVGLASLSDVSWHMSGEVVLMTLLGGMGTLLGPVVGAVTVGVLHNELASLGSWVTVTIGCVFVVCVMAFRRGMVGELAHWLKRTL, encoded by the coding sequence ATGGAAGCACGGCAATTGAACGTCGGCGAAGCGATACCGTTCGAACCCACCCGGCGCCGTACCGCCTATTGGCCCTGGCTGGCGGCATTGGCGGCGGCCGCCATTATCCCTTTCGGCATTTACCCCAGCTTTGTGATGGAGCTGATGTGCTTTGCCCTGTTCGCCTGCGCCTTCAATCTATTGTTGGGTTTTGGCGGGCTGTTGAGTTTTGGCCACGCCTGCTTTTTCGGCAGCGCCGCCTATTTGAGCGGGCTGGCGCTACGTGATTGGGGATGGACGCCGGAACTGGGCATCCTGTTCGGTACCGCTGGTGCGACGGTATTGGGGCTGCTGGTCGGGATGGTGGCCATTCGCCGGCAGGGCATCTATTTCGCGATGGTGACGCTGGCCCTGGCGCAGATCGTCTACTTTGCCTGCCTGCAACTGCCCTTTACCGGCGGCGAGGATGGCTTGCAGGGTATACCGCGCGGCCATTTGCTGGGCCTGGTCGATCTATCGGCCACCGTGGCATTCGGCGACCGGCAACTACCGCTGGCCTTGTACTACTTCGTGCTGGCGGTGAGTTTCGGCGGCTATTGGCTGATCTGGCGGACGGTGAACTCGCCCTTCGGCACGGTACTGAAAGCCATTCGCGAGAACGAAGCCCGCGCGCTTTCGCTGGGCTACCGGGTCGATCGCTACAAGCTGGCCGCCTTCGTCCTCTCCGCCGGACTGTCCGGACTGGCCGGCGCCACCAAGGCTCTGGTGGTGGGCCTGGCTTCGTTATCGGACGTATCGTGGCATATGTCGGGCGAGGTGGTGCTGATGACACTGCTGGGTGGCATGGGCACCTTGCTGGGGCCGGTGGTAGGCGCCGTCACGGTCGGTGTGTTGCATAACGAACTGGCTTCGCTGGGCTCGTGGGTCACCGTTACCATCGGCTGCGTCTTCGTCGTCTGCGTCATGGCCTTCCGCCGCGGCATGGTCGGCGAACTGGCGCATTGGTTGAAGCGTACGCTGTGA
- a CDS encoding branched-chain amino acid ABC transporter permease, which produces MDISLQAILSQAMLGLNNGAFYALLSLGLAVIFGMLNVVNFAHGAFYMLGAFVALLGYDFLGKWLGDEGVRLSFWAALLVSPLLVGLLGVLIERLMLRRLYQVDHLYGLLLTFGLALILEGLFSNYFNVAGEPYNGKPAVLEGAVNLGFMFFPKYRLFSIVLSLAVCFAVWFLIERTRLGSYLRAGTENPDVTRAFGIDVPLLRTLTYFLGVALAGLAGVVAAPIYSVSPKMGSDLIIIVFAVVVIGGMGSIMGAILTGLALGLLEGVVKVFYPPLANTVIFIVMALVLLWRPAGLFGKEA; this is translated from the coding sequence ATGGATATATCCCTTCAGGCCATCCTTTCGCAGGCCATGCTCGGGCTCAATAACGGCGCTTTCTATGCCTTGTTGAGCTTGGGCCTGGCGGTGATTTTCGGCATGCTCAACGTAGTGAATTTCGCCCACGGCGCCTTCTATATGCTGGGGGCCTTCGTGGCCTTGCTGGGCTATGACTTCCTGGGCAAATGGCTGGGCGACGAAGGCGTGCGGCTGTCTTTCTGGGCGGCGCTGCTGGTATCGCCGCTGTTGGTGGGATTGCTGGGCGTGCTGATCGAACGGCTGATGTTGCGGCGCCTATACCAGGTGGATCATCTGTACGGGCTGCTGCTGACCTTTGGCCTGGCGCTGATATTGGAAGGCTTGTTCAGCAATTATTTCAATGTGGCGGGCGAGCCTTACAACGGCAAGCCGGCGGTGTTGGAAGGGGCCGTCAACCTGGGTTTCATGTTCTTTCCCAAGTACCGGCTGTTTTCCATCGTCTTGTCGCTGGCGGTCTGCTTCGCGGTCTGGTTCCTGATCGAGCGTACCCGGCTGGGCAGCTATCTGCGGGCCGGTACGGAGAACCCGGACGTCACCCGTGCTTTCGGCATCGATGTGCCCTTGCTGCGCACGCTGACCTATTTCCTCGGCGTGGCACTGGCCGGCCTGGCGGGCGTGGTGGCCGCGCCCATCTATTCGGTCAGTCCCAAGATGGGGTCCGACCTGATCATTATCGTGTTCGCGGTGGTGGTGATAGGCGGGATGGGCTCCATCATGGGCGCCATCCTGACCGGCCTGGCGTTGGGCTTGCTGGAAGGCGTGGTCAAGGTGTTCTACCCGCCCTTGGCCAATACCGTGATTTTTATCGTAATGGCCTTGGTGCTGCTGTGGCGACCGGCCGGCCTATTCGGCAAGGAGGCCTGA
- a CDS encoding ABC transporter substrate-binding protein has translation MHAPFKPLLLSVALAMPGVAWAGPVSGDVVKIGILTDMSGVYAGLSGKGSVLAAQMAVADFGGKVLGKPIEIISADHQNKPDIGAAKAREWFDTQGVDMINDLVNSGVGIAVQKIGAEKHRITINNGAGSIALTNKECSAYGVHYAYDTYALAKGTATALVKQGADSWFFLQADYAFGQALQGDAAKIVTSLGGKVTGTVKHPLATTDFSSYLLQAQGSGAKVIGLANAGGDFVNSVKQAKEFGLTQTLVGLLVFDSDVKALGLAAAQGMTFTTAYSWDINSDTRAFGNKFLAKAGSMPTMVHAGVYSSTMHYLNAIKAAGTDTPEAVMKKMRELPINDFFAKGGKLREDGRMVHDMYLVQVKKPSESRSVWDQLKLLATIPGDMAFKPLSASECALIKK, from the coding sequence ATGCACGCACCCTTCAAACCCCTCTTGCTGTCCGTCGCGCTGGCGATGCCCGGCGTGGCCTGGGCCGGACCCGTGTCGGGCGATGTGGTCAAGATCGGCATCCTGACCGATATGTCCGGCGTCTACGCCGGTTTGTCCGGCAAGGGTTCGGTATTGGCGGCGCAGATGGCGGTCGCCGATTTCGGTGGCAAGGTCCTGGGCAAGCCCATCGAGATCATCTCGGCCGACCATCAGAACAAGCCCGATATCGGTGCGGCCAAGGCACGCGAGTGGTTCGATACCCAGGGCGTGGATATGATCAATGACCTGGTCAATTCCGGGGTGGGTATCGCCGTGCAGAAGATCGGCGCGGAAAAGCACCGCATTACCATCAATAACGGCGCGGGTTCCATTGCCCTGACCAATAAGGAGTGCAGCGCCTACGGCGTGCACTATGCCTACGATACCTACGCGCTGGCCAAGGGCACCGCGACCGCCCTGGTCAAGCAGGGTGCGGACAGCTGGTTCTTCTTGCAGGCCGACTATGCCTTCGGCCAGGCGCTACAGGGCGATGCCGCCAAGATCGTGACCAGCCTGGGCGGCAAGGTGACCGGCACGGTCAAGCATCCGCTGGCCACCACCGATTTCTCGTCCTATCTCTTGCAGGCGCAGGGTTCCGGCGCCAAGGTGATCGGACTGGCCAATGCCGGCGGCGATTTCGTCAATTCGGTCAAGCAGGCCAAGGAGTTCGGCCTGACCCAGACCTTGGTGGGCTTGCTGGTATTCGATAGCGACGTCAAGGCACTGGGACTGGCCGCCGCCCAGGGCATGACCTTTACCACCGCCTACAGCTGGGACATCAACAGCGATACCCGGGCCTTCGGCAACAAGTTCCTGGCCAAGGCCGGCAGCATGCCCACCATGGTGCATGCCGGCGTCTACTCCAGCACCATGCATTACCTGAATGCCATCAAGGCGGCCGGTACCGATACGCCGGAAGCGGTCATGAAGAAGATGCGCGAGCTGCCCATCAACGACTTCTTCGCCAAGGGCGGCAAGCTGCGCGAGGATGGCCGCATGGTGCACGATATGTATCTGGTGCAGGTCAAGAAGCCCAGCGAATCGCGTTCGGTATGGGACCAGCTCAAGCTGCTCGCCACCATCCCGGGCGACATGGCCTTCAAGCCCCTATCGGCCAGCGAGTGTGCCTTGATCAAGAAATAG
- a CDS encoding ABC transporter ATP-binding protein has product MAEIRDHGGEMLRVTGLHAFYGESHILHGIDFGVRRGELVTLLGRNGAGRTTTLKSILGLTGRRAGSVVINGREAIQMPTHKIAHLGVGWCPEERAIFSSLSVEENLNLPPRVRSDGMSVAEIYQLFPNLWERRKSQGTRLSGGEQQMLAMARILRTGARLLLLDEITEGLAPVIVRKLGETVHLLKQRGYTIVLVEQNFRFAADMADRHYVIEHGQVVDTIAADELAASTGRLNKYLGV; this is encoded by the coding sequence ATGGCTGAAATACGCGATCACGGCGGCGAAATGCTGCGTGTTACCGGCCTGCATGCCTTCTATGGCGAGTCGCATATCCTGCATGGCATCGATTTCGGGGTGCGGCGCGGCGAACTGGTGACCCTGCTGGGCCGCAATGGGGCGGGGCGCACCACCACGCTCAAGTCCATTCTTGGCTTGACCGGCCGCCGCGCCGGCTCGGTGGTGATCAATGGCCGCGAAGCCATCCAGATGCCGACCCACAAGATTGCCCACCTGGGGGTGGGCTGGTGCCCGGAGGAGCGGGCGATTTTTTCCAGCCTGTCGGTGGAGGAGAACCTGAACCTGCCACCGCGTGTGCGTAGCGATGGCATGAGCGTGGCCGAGATTTACCAGCTCTTCCCCAATCTGTGGGAACGGCGCAAGAGCCAGGGCACCCGCCTGTCCGGCGGCGAACAGCAGATGCTGGCGATGGCGCGCATCCTGCGTACCGGCGCCCGCTTGTTGCTGCTGGACGAAATTACCGAGGGGCTTGCCCCGGTGATCGTGCGCAAGCTGGGTGAAACGGTGCATCTGCTCAAGCAGCGCGGCTACACCATCGTGCTGGTGGAGCAGAACTTCCGGTTCGCCGCCGATATGGCCGACCGGCACTACGTAATCGAGCACGGCCAGGTAGTGGACACCATCGCCGCCGATGAACTGGCGGCCAGTACCGGCCGGCTGAACAAATACCTAGGCGTATAG
- a CDS encoding ABC transporter ATP-binding protein — protein sequence MQDEIILETQGLGREFRGFSAVTAVDLKVRRGSIHALIGPNGAGKTTVFNLLTKFLPPSTGRVIFDGHDITAAKPAEVARRGLIRSFQISAVFPNMSALDNIRVALLRVAGGGHRFWSSNRRLDALTERAMALLADVGLTEFAPVLAGELAYGRKRALEIATTLALEPRLMLLDEPTQGMGMEDVQRVTELIRRVAAGRTILMVEHNLKVVSSLADRITVLARGQVLSEGDYATVSNDPRVMEAYLGVSSAEPVAETEAGHG from the coding sequence ATGCAAGATGAAATCATCCTGGAGACCCAGGGCTTGGGCCGCGAGTTCCGTGGGTTCAGCGCGGTAACGGCGGTCGATCTGAAGGTGAGGCGGGGCAGCATCCATGCCTTGATCGGCCCCAATGGCGCCGGCAAGACCACGGTATTCAATCTGCTCACCAAGTTTTTACCGCCCAGCACGGGGCGGGTGATATTCGACGGCCACGATATTACCGCCGCGAAGCCGGCCGAGGTGGCGCGGCGCGGCTTGATCCGCTCCTTCCAGATCTCGGCGGTATTTCCCAATATGAGCGCCTTGGACAATATCCGCGTGGCGCTGCTGCGGGTGGCCGGTGGCGGCCATCGCTTCTGGTCCTCCAATCGCCGGCTGGATGCCCTGACCGAGCGGGCCATGGCCCTGCTGGCCGATGTCGGCCTGACCGAGTTCGCCCCGGTGCTGGCCGGTGAACTGGCCTATGGCCGCAAGCGCGCCTTGGAGATCGCCACCACCCTGGCGCTGGAGCCGCGCCTGATGTTGTTGGACGAACCGACCCAAGGCATGGGGATGGAGGATGTCCAGCGGGTGACCGAACTGATTCGCCGGGTAGCGGCGGGGCGCACCATCCTGATGGTGGAACACAATCTCAAGGTGGTTTCCAGCCTCGCCGACCGCATTACGGTGCTGGCACGCGGCCAGGTGCTATCGGAAGGCGATTATGCGACGGTATCGAACGATCCGCGCGTGATGGAAGCGTATCTGGGTGTAAGCAGTGCCGAACCCGTAGCGGAAACGGAGGCCGGCCATGGCTGA
- a CDS encoding ComF family protein translates to MDCLLFKRLYQRLSGLAAGLVEICLPQACVLCGGGSGEQGICSPCLADLPWLDEAYCPACGLPSPLAERCGACTRSPPAFDSTLAAWRYEWPLDRLIPAYKYGGQLILGAALADGLLARLRARPRPDCLLAMPLHPQRLRERGFNQSHELARRLARKLELPLLHRGIARILHTPPQASLALAERRKALRDAFTVERDLHGMRIAVVDDVMTTGASLDALANALKAAGAFHVDCWVLARTI, encoded by the coding sequence ATGGACTGCCTATTATTTAAGCGCCTATATCAGCGCCTATCCGGCCTTGCCGCCGGACTGGTCGAAATCTGCCTGCCGCAAGCCTGCGTGCTATGCGGCGGCGGCAGTGGCGAGCAAGGGATATGCTCACCCTGCCTGGCCGACCTTCCCTGGCTGGACGAGGCATACTGTCCGGCCTGCGGCCTGCCCAGCCCCTTGGCCGAGCGCTGCGGCGCCTGCACACGCTCACCGCCCGCCTTCGATTCCACCCTGGCTGCCTGGCGATATGAATGGCCGTTGGACCGCCTGATACCCGCCTACAAATACGGCGGACAACTGATCCTCGGTGCAGCCCTCGCCGACGGCCTGCTGGCGCGGCTGCGCGCCCGCCCCCGTCCCGATTGCCTGCTGGCCATGCCGCTGCACCCGCAGCGCCTACGCGAACGGGGCTTCAACCAGTCGCATGAACTGGCCCGCCGCTTGGCGCGCAAACTGGAGCTACCACTGCTGCACCGTGGCATTGCCCGCATTCTCCACACCCCTCCTCAAGCCAGCTTGGCCTTGGCAGAAAGGCGCAAGGCCCTACGTGACGCGTTCACGGTGGAGCGGGATCTGCATGGGATGCGTATTGCCGTGGTGGACGACGTCATGACCACCGGCGCCAGCCTGGATGCCTTGGCCAATGCGCTGAAAGCTGCCGGAGCCTTTCACGTCGATTGCTGGGTCCTGGCTCGCACCATTTGA
- the trmL gene encoding tRNA (uridine(34)/cytosine(34)/5-carboxymethylaminomethyluridine(34)-2'-O)-methyltransferase TrmL: protein MFAVILFQPEIPPNTGNVIRLCANTGCELHLVKPLGFPLEDAKLRRAGLDYHEYASMRVHESWEDCLQAMAGRRIFAMTTKGSTRYDQVSYQAGDAFLFGRESAGLPAELRDGFAEDRRIKLPMRPENRSLNLSNAVAVTVFEAWRQQGFEGGMV from the coding sequence ATGTTCGCCGTCATCCTGTTCCAGCCCGAAATCCCTCCCAATACCGGCAATGTCATCCGCCTGTGCGCCAACACCGGCTGCGAGCTGCACCTGGTCAAGCCACTGGGTTTTCCGCTGGAAGACGCCAAACTGCGCCGTGCGGGGCTCGACTACCATGAATACGCCAGCATGCGGGTGCATGAGAGCTGGGAAGACTGCCTGCAAGCAATGGCCGGCCGCCGCATCTTCGCCATGACCACCAAGGGTTCGACCCGCTATGACCAGGTCAGCTACCAAGCGGGCGATGCTTTCCTGTTTGGCCGCGAATCGGCTGGGTTGCCGGCTGAATTGCGTGACGGGTTTGCGGAGGACCGGCGGATCAAGCTACCGATGAGGCCGGAGAACCGCAGTTTGAATCTATCGAATGCGGTGGCGGTGACGGTGTTTGAAGCTTGGCGGCAGCAGGGGTTTGAGGGTGGGATGGTGTAG